One Ananas comosus cultivar F153 linkage group 1, ASM154086v1, whole genome shotgun sequence DNA window includes the following coding sequences:
- the LOC109718796 gene encoding uncharacterized protein LOC109718796 isoform X4: MKAPFYESEFEFRNSNGLSMYQNLRKLAQKKWQRSRCFGGYWNESRSVQRRRKRGAFACCSYLPQEAPIVSATRVQCATSSSSMPTISNAEMPLADSLTAVKGSSAPLVQALKSAAQQAVSCFHFPGHNRGKAAPSSMSSLTGLGTFVHDLPELPELDDLFSPSGAILDAQRKASELFGSSRTWFLVNGTTCGIQASIMASCSPGKTLILPRNSHISAISGLVLSGAVPKYVMPEYNPEWDIPGAVTPLQVERAMKELERDGKTAAAVLLISPTYHGICSNVEEISKLCHSRGIPLIVDEAHGAHFGFHLGFPRTALEQGADLAVQSTHKVLSSLTQSSMLHSKGELVDADRVSRCLQMLQSSSPSYLLLASLDAARAQLSDNPEIFGRALDMSAEAKKHLSLIPGISVLGLSSFDSAFPAIDPLRITVGFSRLNISGYVADEIVSSEHHIVCELVGTRSQTFAVNLGTRKEDIQRLVLSMKHLSSDFYQANEGKTSLKSGVCAPLGTSSMQLTPRDAFFAKKRKVLIGESLGKICGELICPYPPGIPVLVPGEVITEDALSYLLDVRNMGAGISGAADDKLSSMLVCDF, translated from the exons ATGAAGGCCCCTTTTTACGAATcagaattcgaatttcgaaATTCAAATGGCCTCTCAATG TACCAGAATCTCAGAAAACTGGCTCAGAAAAAGTGGCAGCGGAGCCGTTGCTTTGGTGGTTACTGGAACGAAAGTCGGTCGGTGCAACGCAGAAGGAAACGCGGCGCTTTCG CTTGTTGTTCCTACTTGCCTCAGGAAGCGCCAATCGTCAGCGCTACAAGAGTGCAATGTGCAACTTCTTCATCGAGCATGCCTACGATCTCAAATGCTGAGATGCCACTCGCAGATTCTCTAACTGCTGTGAAAGGAAGCAGCGCCCCCCTCGTTCAAGCGCTAAAGTCGGCCGCCCAACAAGCTGTCTCCTGCTTTCACTTTCCTGGACACAACAGAGGCAAAGCTGCCCCGTCCTCAATGTCGAGCCTCACTGGTTTGGGAACATTCGTACACGACTTGCCCGAACTTCCTGAGCTCGACGACCTCTTCTCCCCAAGTGGTGCGATTTTAGATGCTCAGAGAAAGGCGTCCGAACTGTTTGGCTCGTCTAGAACTTGGTTTCTTGTTAATGGAACGACGTGCGGGATCCAGGCTTCGATAATGGCATCTTGCTCCCCAGGCAAAACACTTATCCTACCTCGGAATTCTCATATTTCGGCTATATCGGGTCTGGTTTTATCCGGTGCTGTACCAAAGTATGTAATGCCGGAGTATAATCCCGAATGGGATATTCCTGGTGCGGTAACCCCATTACAAGTAGAGAGAGCGATGAAGGAACTGGAGAGAGACGGAAAGACGGCAGCTGCAGTCTTACTAATATCGCCAACTTACCACGGCATATGCAGCAATGTGGAAGAGATCTCTAAGTTGTGCCACTCCCGTGGAATtccccttatagtcgatgaagCTCACGGCGCCCATTTCGGGTTTCACCTCGGGTTCCCAAGAACTGCATTGGAACAAGGTGCGGATTTGGCGGTCCAATCAACGCATAAAGTTCTATCCTCACTGACGCAGTCGTCGATGCTTCATTCGAAAGGAGAGCTTGTGGACGCGGATAGGGTGAGCAGATGCCTTCAAATGCTTCAGAGCTCCAGCCCTAGCTATCTCCTCCTCGCCTCTTTAGATGCTGCGAGAGCTCAGCTGAGTGATAACCCAGAAATTTTCGGGAGAGCCCTCGATATGTCGGCAGAAGCTAAGAAGCATCTCAGTCTAATTCCGGGTATATCTGTATTGGGTTTATCAAGCTTCGACTCTGCTTTTCCCGCCATTGATCCGTTGCGTATCACTGTCGGCTTTTCACGACTAAATATATCAGGATACGTGGCCGATGAGATAGTATCCAGCGAACATCACATAGTATGCGAGCTCGTCGGGACTCGATCGCAAACTTTTGCTGTCAACTTGGGGACTCGAAAGGAGGACATTCAAAGGCTTGTTTTATCTATGAAGCATTTATCATCAGATTTTTATCAGGCAAATGAAGGGAAAACCTCTTTGAAAAGTGGTGTTTGTGCTCCCCTTGGTACTAGCTCTATGCAGTTGACTCCGAGGGACGCGTTTTTCGCGAAAAAGAGGAAAGTGCTTATCGGAGAGAGCCTTGGTAAGATATGCGGCGAGCTTATTTGTCCATATCCGCCCGGGATTCCAGTTTTGGTTCCTGGTGAAGTGATTACTGAGGATGCACTATCCTATCTTTTGGATGTGAGGAATATGGGCGCGGGGATTAGCGGCGCAGCTGATGATAAGCTCTCTTCCATGCTTGTGTGTGACTTTTAA
- the LOC109718796 gene encoding uncharacterized protein LOC109718796 isoform X1: MHSPAFALPNFSSKMASSSSSSTSRWNPVIKPQPSDFLCRRLNCFLAILSVPESQKTGSEKVAAEPLLWWLLERKSVGATQKETRRFRSCCSYLPQEAPIVSATRVQCATSSSSMPTISNAEMPLADSLTAVKGSSAPLVQALKSAAQQAVSCFHFPGHNRGKAAPSSMSSLTGLGTFVHDLPELPELDDLFSPSGAILDAQRKASELFGSSRTWFLVNGTTCGIQASIMASCSPGKTLILPRNSHISAISGLVLSGAVPKYVMPEYNPEWDIPGAVTPLQVERAMKELERDGKTAAAVLLISPTYHGICSNVEEISKLCHSRGIPLIVDEAHGAHFGFHLGFPRTALEQGADLAVQSTHKVLSSLTQSSMLHSKGELVDADRVSRCLQMLQSSSPSYLLLASLDAARAQLSDNPEIFGRALDMSAEAKKHLSLIPGISVLGLSSFDSAFPAIDPLRITVGFSRLNISGYVADEIVSSEHHIVCELVGTRSQTFAVNLGTRKEDIQRLVLSMKHLSSDFYQANEGKTSLKSGVCAPLGTSSMQLTPRDAFFAKKRKVLIGESLGKICGELICPYPPGIPVLVPGEVITEDALSYLLDVRNMGAGISGAADDKLSSMLVCDF, translated from the exons ATGCATTCGCCGGCCTTCGCTCTGCCGAATTTCAGCTCAAAAATggcttcctcttcttcttcttctaccaGCCGTTGGAACCCCGTGATCAAACCGCAGCCGTCCGAT TTTCTTTGCCGCCGTCTGAACTGTTTTCTGGCAATTCTGTCAGTACCAGAATCTCAGAAAACTGGCTCAGAAAAAGTGGCAGCGGAGCCGTTGCTTTGGTGGTTACTGGAACGAAAGTCGGTCGGTGCAACGCAGAAGGAAACGCGGCGCTTTCGGT CTTGTTGTTCCTACTTGCCTCAGGAAGCGCCAATCGTCAGCGCTACAAGAGTGCAATGTGCAACTTCTTCATCGAGCATGCCTACGATCTCAAATGCTGAGATGCCACTCGCAGATTCTCTAACTGCTGTGAAAGGAAGCAGCGCCCCCCTCGTTCAAGCGCTAAAGTCGGCCGCCCAACAAGCTGTCTCCTGCTTTCACTTTCCTGGACACAACAGAGGCAAAGCTGCCCCGTCCTCAATGTCGAGCCTCACTGGTTTGGGAACATTCGTACACGACTTGCCCGAACTTCCTGAGCTCGACGACCTCTTCTCCCCAAGTGGTGCGATTTTAGATGCTCAGAGAAAGGCGTCCGAACTGTTTGGCTCGTCTAGAACTTGGTTTCTTGTTAATGGAACGACGTGCGGGATCCAGGCTTCGATAATGGCATCTTGCTCCCCAGGCAAAACACTTATCCTACCTCGGAATTCTCATATTTCGGCTATATCGGGTCTGGTTTTATCCGGTGCTGTACCAAAGTATGTAATGCCGGAGTATAATCCCGAATGGGATATTCCTGGTGCGGTAACCCCATTACAAGTAGAGAGAGCGATGAAGGAACTGGAGAGAGACGGAAAGACGGCAGCTGCAGTCTTACTAATATCGCCAACTTACCACGGCATATGCAGCAATGTGGAAGAGATCTCTAAGTTGTGCCACTCCCGTGGAATtccccttatagtcgatgaagCTCACGGCGCCCATTTCGGGTTTCACCTCGGGTTCCCAAGAACTGCATTGGAACAAGGTGCGGATTTGGCGGTCCAATCAACGCATAAAGTTCTATCCTCACTGACGCAGTCGTCGATGCTTCATTCGAAAGGAGAGCTTGTGGACGCGGATAGGGTGAGCAGATGCCTTCAAATGCTTCAGAGCTCCAGCCCTAGCTATCTCCTCCTCGCCTCTTTAGATGCTGCGAGAGCTCAGCTGAGTGATAACCCAGAAATTTTCGGGAGAGCCCTCGATATGTCGGCAGAAGCTAAGAAGCATCTCAGTCTAATTCCGGGTATATCTGTATTGGGTTTATCAAGCTTCGACTCTGCTTTTCCCGCCATTGATCCGTTGCGTATCACTGTCGGCTTTTCACGACTAAATATATCAGGATACGTGGCCGATGAGATAGTATCCAGCGAACATCACATAGTATGCGAGCTCGTCGGGACTCGATCGCAAACTTTTGCTGTCAACTTGGGGACTCGAAAGGAGGACATTCAAAGGCTTGTTTTATCTATGAAGCATTTATCATCAGATTTTTATCAGGCAAATGAAGGGAAAACCTCTTTGAAAAGTGGTGTTTGTGCTCCCCTTGGTACTAGCTCTATGCAGTTGACTCCGAGGGACGCGTTTTTCGCGAAAAAGAGGAAAGTGCTTATCGGAGAGAGCCTTGGTAAGATATGCGGCGAGCTTATTTGTCCATATCCGCCCGGGATTCCAGTTTTGGTTCCTGGTGAAGTGATTACTGAGGATGCACTATCCTATCTTTTGGATGTGAGGAATATGGGCGCGGGGATTAGCGGCGCAGCTGATGATAAGCTCTCTTCCATGCTTGTGTGTGACTTTTAA
- the LOC109718796 gene encoding uncharacterized protein LOC109718796 isoform X3: MHSPAFALPNFSSKMASSSSSSTSRWNPVIKPQPSDYQNLRKLAQKKWQRSRCFGGYWNESRSVQRRRKRGAFGEAPIVSATRVQCATSSSSMPTISNAEMPLADSLTAVKGSSAPLVQALKSAAQQAVSCFHFPGHNRGKAAPSSMSSLTGLGTFVHDLPELPELDDLFSPSGAILDAQRKASELFGSSRTWFLVNGTTCGIQASIMASCSPGKTLILPRNSHISAISGLVLSGAVPKYVMPEYNPEWDIPGAVTPLQVERAMKELERDGKTAAAVLLISPTYHGICSNVEEISKLCHSRGIPLIVDEAHGAHFGFHLGFPRTALEQGADLAVQSTHKVLSSLTQSSMLHSKGELVDADRVSRCLQMLQSSSPSYLLLASLDAARAQLSDNPEIFGRALDMSAEAKKHLSLIPGISVLGLSSFDSAFPAIDPLRITVGFSRLNISGYVADEIVSSEHHIVCELVGTRSQTFAVNLGTRKEDIQRLVLSMKHLSSDFYQANEGKTSLKSGVCAPLGTSSMQLTPRDAFFAKKRKVLIGESLGKICGELICPYPPGIPVLVPGEVITEDALSYLLDVRNMGAGISGAADDKLSSMLVCDF; this comes from the exons ATGCATTCGCCGGCCTTCGCTCTGCCGAATTTCAGCTCAAAAATggcttcctcttcttcttcttctaccaGCCGTTGGAACCCCGTGATCAAACCGCAGCCGTCCGAT TACCAGAATCTCAGAAAACTGGCTCAGAAAAAGTGGCAGCGGAGCCGTTGCTTTGGTGGTTACTGGAACGAAAGTCGGTCGGTGCAACGCAGAAGGAAACGCGGCGCTTTCGGT GAAGCGCCAATCGTCAGCGCTACAAGAGTGCAATGTGCAACTTCTTCATCGAGCATGCCTACGATCTCAAATGCTGAGATGCCACTCGCAGATTCTCTAACTGCTGTGAAAGGAAGCAGCGCCCCCCTCGTTCAAGCGCTAAAGTCGGCCGCCCAACAAGCTGTCTCCTGCTTTCACTTTCCTGGACACAACAGAGGCAAAGCTGCCCCGTCCTCAATGTCGAGCCTCACTGGTTTGGGAACATTCGTACACGACTTGCCCGAACTTCCTGAGCTCGACGACCTCTTCTCCCCAAGTGGTGCGATTTTAGATGCTCAGAGAAAGGCGTCCGAACTGTTTGGCTCGTCTAGAACTTGGTTTCTTGTTAATGGAACGACGTGCGGGATCCAGGCTTCGATAATGGCATCTTGCTCCCCAGGCAAAACACTTATCCTACCTCGGAATTCTCATATTTCGGCTATATCGGGTCTGGTTTTATCCGGTGCTGTACCAAAGTATGTAATGCCGGAGTATAATCCCGAATGGGATATTCCTGGTGCGGTAACCCCATTACAAGTAGAGAGAGCGATGAAGGAACTGGAGAGAGACGGAAAGACGGCAGCTGCAGTCTTACTAATATCGCCAACTTACCACGGCATATGCAGCAATGTGGAAGAGATCTCTAAGTTGTGCCACTCCCGTGGAATtccccttatagtcgatgaagCTCACGGCGCCCATTTCGGGTTTCACCTCGGGTTCCCAAGAACTGCATTGGAACAAGGTGCGGATTTGGCGGTCCAATCAACGCATAAAGTTCTATCCTCACTGACGCAGTCGTCGATGCTTCATTCGAAAGGAGAGCTTGTGGACGCGGATAGGGTGAGCAGATGCCTTCAAATGCTTCAGAGCTCCAGCCCTAGCTATCTCCTCCTCGCCTCTTTAGATGCTGCGAGAGCTCAGCTGAGTGATAACCCAGAAATTTTCGGGAGAGCCCTCGATATGTCGGCAGAAGCTAAGAAGCATCTCAGTCTAATTCCGGGTATATCTGTATTGGGTTTATCAAGCTTCGACTCTGCTTTTCCCGCCATTGATCCGTTGCGTATCACTGTCGGCTTTTCACGACTAAATATATCAGGATACGTGGCCGATGAGATAGTATCCAGCGAACATCACATAGTATGCGAGCTCGTCGGGACTCGATCGCAAACTTTTGCTGTCAACTTGGGGACTCGAAAGGAGGACATTCAAAGGCTTGTTTTATCTATGAAGCATTTATCATCAGATTTTTATCAGGCAAATGAAGGGAAAACCTCTTTGAAAAGTGGTGTTTGTGCTCCCCTTGGTACTAGCTCTATGCAGTTGACTCCGAGGGACGCGTTTTTCGCGAAAAAGAGGAAAGTGCTTATCGGAGAGAGCCTTGGTAAGATATGCGGCGAGCTTATTTGTCCATATCCGCCCGGGATTCCAGTTTTGGTTCCTGGTGAAGTGATTACTGAGGATGCACTATCCTATCTTTTGGATGTGAGGAATATGGGCGCGGGGATTAGCGGCGCAGCTGATGATAAGCTCTCTTCCATGCTTGTGTGTGACTTTTAA
- the LOC109718796 gene encoding uncharacterized protein LOC109718796 isoform X2, with protein MHSPAFALPNFSSKMASSSSSSTSRWNPVIKPQPSDYQNLRKLAQKKWQRSRCFGGYWNESRSVQRRRKRGAFACCSYLPQEAPIVSATRVQCATSSSSMPTISNAEMPLADSLTAVKGSSAPLVQALKSAAQQAVSCFHFPGHNRGKAAPSSMSSLTGLGTFVHDLPELPELDDLFSPSGAILDAQRKASELFGSSRTWFLVNGTTCGIQASIMASCSPGKTLILPRNSHISAISGLVLSGAVPKYVMPEYNPEWDIPGAVTPLQVERAMKELERDGKTAAAVLLISPTYHGICSNVEEISKLCHSRGIPLIVDEAHGAHFGFHLGFPRTALEQGADLAVQSTHKVLSSLTQSSMLHSKGELVDADRVSRCLQMLQSSSPSYLLLASLDAARAQLSDNPEIFGRALDMSAEAKKHLSLIPGISVLGLSSFDSAFPAIDPLRITVGFSRLNISGYVADEIVSSEHHIVCELVGTRSQTFAVNLGTRKEDIQRLVLSMKHLSSDFYQANEGKTSLKSGVCAPLGTSSMQLTPRDAFFAKKRKVLIGESLGKICGELICPYPPGIPVLVPGEVITEDALSYLLDVRNMGAGISGAADDKLSSMLVCDF; from the exons ATGCATTCGCCGGCCTTCGCTCTGCCGAATTTCAGCTCAAAAATggcttcctcttcttcttcttctaccaGCCGTTGGAACCCCGTGATCAAACCGCAGCCGTCCGAT TACCAGAATCTCAGAAAACTGGCTCAGAAAAAGTGGCAGCGGAGCCGTTGCTTTGGTGGTTACTGGAACGAAAGTCGGTCGGTGCAACGCAGAAGGAAACGCGGCGCTTTCG CTTGTTGTTCCTACTTGCCTCAGGAAGCGCCAATCGTCAGCGCTACAAGAGTGCAATGTGCAACTTCTTCATCGAGCATGCCTACGATCTCAAATGCTGAGATGCCACTCGCAGATTCTCTAACTGCTGTGAAAGGAAGCAGCGCCCCCCTCGTTCAAGCGCTAAAGTCGGCCGCCCAACAAGCTGTCTCCTGCTTTCACTTTCCTGGACACAACAGAGGCAAAGCTGCCCCGTCCTCAATGTCGAGCCTCACTGGTTTGGGAACATTCGTACACGACTTGCCCGAACTTCCTGAGCTCGACGACCTCTTCTCCCCAAGTGGTGCGATTTTAGATGCTCAGAGAAAGGCGTCCGAACTGTTTGGCTCGTCTAGAACTTGGTTTCTTGTTAATGGAACGACGTGCGGGATCCAGGCTTCGATAATGGCATCTTGCTCCCCAGGCAAAACACTTATCCTACCTCGGAATTCTCATATTTCGGCTATATCGGGTCTGGTTTTATCCGGTGCTGTACCAAAGTATGTAATGCCGGAGTATAATCCCGAATGGGATATTCCTGGTGCGGTAACCCCATTACAAGTAGAGAGAGCGATGAAGGAACTGGAGAGAGACGGAAAGACGGCAGCTGCAGTCTTACTAATATCGCCAACTTACCACGGCATATGCAGCAATGTGGAAGAGATCTCTAAGTTGTGCCACTCCCGTGGAATtccccttatagtcgatgaagCTCACGGCGCCCATTTCGGGTTTCACCTCGGGTTCCCAAGAACTGCATTGGAACAAGGTGCGGATTTGGCGGTCCAATCAACGCATAAAGTTCTATCCTCACTGACGCAGTCGTCGATGCTTCATTCGAAAGGAGAGCTTGTGGACGCGGATAGGGTGAGCAGATGCCTTCAAATGCTTCAGAGCTCCAGCCCTAGCTATCTCCTCCTCGCCTCTTTAGATGCTGCGAGAGCTCAGCTGAGTGATAACCCAGAAATTTTCGGGAGAGCCCTCGATATGTCGGCAGAAGCTAAGAAGCATCTCAGTCTAATTCCGGGTATATCTGTATTGGGTTTATCAAGCTTCGACTCTGCTTTTCCCGCCATTGATCCGTTGCGTATCACTGTCGGCTTTTCACGACTAAATATATCAGGATACGTGGCCGATGAGATAGTATCCAGCGAACATCACATAGTATGCGAGCTCGTCGGGACTCGATCGCAAACTTTTGCTGTCAACTTGGGGACTCGAAAGGAGGACATTCAAAGGCTTGTTTTATCTATGAAGCATTTATCATCAGATTTTTATCAGGCAAATGAAGGGAAAACCTCTTTGAAAAGTGGTGTTTGTGCTCCCCTTGGTACTAGCTCTATGCAGTTGACTCCGAGGGACGCGTTTTTCGCGAAAAAGAGGAAAGTGCTTATCGGAGAGAGCCTTGGTAAGATATGCGGCGAGCTTATTTGTCCATATCCGCCCGGGATTCCAGTTTTGGTTCCTGGTGAAGTGATTACTGAGGATGCACTATCCTATCTTTTGGATGTGAGGAATATGGGCGCGGGGATTAGCGGCGCAGCTGATGATAAGCTCTCTTCCATGCTTGTGTGTGACTTTTAA
- the LOC109718796 gene encoding uncharacterized protein LOC109718796 isoform X6, whose amino-acid sequence MPTISNAEMPLADSLTAVKGSSAPLVQALKSAAQQAVSCFHFPGHNRGKAAPSSMSSLTGLGTFVHDLPELPELDDLFSPSGAILDAQRKASELFGSSRTWFLVNGTTCGIQASIMASCSPGKTLILPRNSHISAISGLVLSGAVPKYVMPEYNPEWDIPGAVTPLQVERAMKELERDGKTAAAVLLISPTYHGICSNVEEISKLCHSRGIPLIVDEAHGAHFGFHLGFPRTALEQGADLAVQSTHKVLSSLTQSSMLHSKGELVDADRVSRCLQMLQSSSPSYLLLASLDAARAQLSDNPEIFGRALDMSAEAKKHLSLIPGISVLGLSSFDSAFPAIDPLRITVGFSRLNISGYVADEIVSSEHHIVCELVGTRSQTFAVNLGTRKEDIQRLVLSMKHLSSDFYQANEGKTSLKSGVCAPLGTSSMQLTPRDAFFAKKRKVLIGESLGKICGELICPYPPGIPVLVPGEVITEDALSYLLDVRNMGAGISGAADDKLSSMLVCDF is encoded by the coding sequence ATGCCTACGATCTCAAATGCTGAGATGCCACTCGCAGATTCTCTAACTGCTGTGAAAGGAAGCAGCGCCCCCCTCGTTCAAGCGCTAAAGTCGGCCGCCCAACAAGCTGTCTCCTGCTTTCACTTTCCTGGACACAACAGAGGCAAAGCTGCCCCGTCCTCAATGTCGAGCCTCACTGGTTTGGGAACATTCGTACACGACTTGCCCGAACTTCCTGAGCTCGACGACCTCTTCTCCCCAAGTGGTGCGATTTTAGATGCTCAGAGAAAGGCGTCCGAACTGTTTGGCTCGTCTAGAACTTGGTTTCTTGTTAATGGAACGACGTGCGGGATCCAGGCTTCGATAATGGCATCTTGCTCCCCAGGCAAAACACTTATCCTACCTCGGAATTCTCATATTTCGGCTATATCGGGTCTGGTTTTATCCGGTGCTGTACCAAAGTATGTAATGCCGGAGTATAATCCCGAATGGGATATTCCTGGTGCGGTAACCCCATTACAAGTAGAGAGAGCGATGAAGGAACTGGAGAGAGACGGAAAGACGGCAGCTGCAGTCTTACTAATATCGCCAACTTACCACGGCATATGCAGCAATGTGGAAGAGATCTCTAAGTTGTGCCACTCCCGTGGAATtccccttatagtcgatgaagCTCACGGCGCCCATTTCGGGTTTCACCTCGGGTTCCCAAGAACTGCATTGGAACAAGGTGCGGATTTGGCGGTCCAATCAACGCATAAAGTTCTATCCTCACTGACGCAGTCGTCGATGCTTCATTCGAAAGGAGAGCTTGTGGACGCGGATAGGGTGAGCAGATGCCTTCAAATGCTTCAGAGCTCCAGCCCTAGCTATCTCCTCCTCGCCTCTTTAGATGCTGCGAGAGCTCAGCTGAGTGATAACCCAGAAATTTTCGGGAGAGCCCTCGATATGTCGGCAGAAGCTAAGAAGCATCTCAGTCTAATTCCGGGTATATCTGTATTGGGTTTATCAAGCTTCGACTCTGCTTTTCCCGCCATTGATCCGTTGCGTATCACTGTCGGCTTTTCACGACTAAATATATCAGGATACGTGGCCGATGAGATAGTATCCAGCGAACATCACATAGTATGCGAGCTCGTCGGGACTCGATCGCAAACTTTTGCTGTCAACTTGGGGACTCGAAAGGAGGACATTCAAAGGCTTGTTTTATCTATGAAGCATTTATCATCAGATTTTTATCAGGCAAATGAAGGGAAAACCTCTTTGAAAAGTGGTGTTTGTGCTCCCCTTGGTACTAGCTCTATGCAGTTGACTCCGAGGGACGCGTTTTTCGCGAAAAAGAGGAAAGTGCTTATCGGAGAGAGCCTTGGTAAGATATGCGGCGAGCTTATTTGTCCATATCCGCCCGGGATTCCAGTTTTGGTTCCTGGTGAAGTGATTACTGAGGATGCACTATCCTATCTTTTGGATGTGAGGAATATGGGCGCGGGGATTAGCGGCGCAGCTGATGATAAGCTCTCTTCCATGCTTGTGTGTGACTTTTAA
- the LOC109718796 gene encoding uncharacterized protein LOC109718796 isoform X5 translates to MHSPAFALPNFSSKMASSSSSSTSRWNPVIKPQPSDEAPIVSATRVQCATSSSSMPTISNAEMPLADSLTAVKGSSAPLVQALKSAAQQAVSCFHFPGHNRGKAAPSSMSSLTGLGTFVHDLPELPELDDLFSPSGAILDAQRKASELFGSSRTWFLVNGTTCGIQASIMASCSPGKTLILPRNSHISAISGLVLSGAVPKYVMPEYNPEWDIPGAVTPLQVERAMKELERDGKTAAAVLLISPTYHGICSNVEEISKLCHSRGIPLIVDEAHGAHFGFHLGFPRTALEQGADLAVQSTHKVLSSLTQSSMLHSKGELVDADRVSRCLQMLQSSSPSYLLLASLDAARAQLSDNPEIFGRALDMSAEAKKHLSLIPGISVLGLSSFDSAFPAIDPLRITVGFSRLNISGYVADEIVSSEHHIVCELVGTRSQTFAVNLGTRKEDIQRLVLSMKHLSSDFYQANEGKTSLKSGVCAPLGTSSMQLTPRDAFFAKKRKVLIGESLGKICGELICPYPPGIPVLVPGEVITEDALSYLLDVRNMGAGISGAADDKLSSMLVCDF, encoded by the exons ATGCATTCGCCGGCCTTCGCTCTGCCGAATTTCAGCTCAAAAATggcttcctcttcttcttcttctaccaGCCGTTGGAACCCCGTGATCAAACCGCAGCCGTCCGAT GAAGCGCCAATCGTCAGCGCTACAAGAGTGCAATGTGCAACTTCTTCATCGAGCATGCCTACGATCTCAAATGCTGAGATGCCACTCGCAGATTCTCTAACTGCTGTGAAAGGAAGCAGCGCCCCCCTCGTTCAAGCGCTAAAGTCGGCCGCCCAACAAGCTGTCTCCTGCTTTCACTTTCCTGGACACAACAGAGGCAAAGCTGCCCCGTCCTCAATGTCGAGCCTCACTGGTTTGGGAACATTCGTACACGACTTGCCCGAACTTCCTGAGCTCGACGACCTCTTCTCCCCAAGTGGTGCGATTTTAGATGCTCAGAGAAAGGCGTCCGAACTGTTTGGCTCGTCTAGAACTTGGTTTCTTGTTAATGGAACGACGTGCGGGATCCAGGCTTCGATAATGGCATCTTGCTCCCCAGGCAAAACACTTATCCTACCTCGGAATTCTCATATTTCGGCTATATCGGGTCTGGTTTTATCCGGTGCTGTACCAAAGTATGTAATGCCGGAGTATAATCCCGAATGGGATATTCCTGGTGCGGTAACCCCATTACAAGTAGAGAGAGCGATGAAGGAACTGGAGAGAGACGGAAAGACGGCAGCTGCAGTCTTACTAATATCGCCAACTTACCACGGCATATGCAGCAATGTGGAAGAGATCTCTAAGTTGTGCCACTCCCGTGGAATtccccttatagtcgatgaagCTCACGGCGCCCATTTCGGGTTTCACCTCGGGTTCCCAAGAACTGCATTGGAACAAGGTGCGGATTTGGCGGTCCAATCAACGCATAAAGTTCTATCCTCACTGACGCAGTCGTCGATGCTTCATTCGAAAGGAGAGCTTGTGGACGCGGATAGGGTGAGCAGATGCCTTCAAATGCTTCAGAGCTCCAGCCCTAGCTATCTCCTCCTCGCCTCTTTAGATGCTGCGAGAGCTCAGCTGAGTGATAACCCAGAAATTTTCGGGAGAGCCCTCGATATGTCGGCAGAAGCTAAGAAGCATCTCAGTCTAATTCCGGGTATATCTGTATTGGGTTTATCAAGCTTCGACTCTGCTTTTCCCGCCATTGATCCGTTGCGTATCACTGTCGGCTTTTCACGACTAAATATATCAGGATACGTGGCCGATGAGATAGTATCCAGCGAACATCACATAGTATGCGAGCTCGTCGGGACTCGATCGCAAACTTTTGCTGTCAACTTGGGGACTCGAAAGGAGGACATTCAAAGGCTTGTTTTATCTATGAAGCATTTATCATCAGATTTTTATCAGGCAAATGAAGGGAAAACCTCTTTGAAAAGTGGTGTTTGTGCTCCCCTTGGTACTAGCTCTATGCAGTTGACTCCGAGGGACGCGTTTTTCGCGAAAAAGAGGAAAGTGCTTATCGGAGAGAGCCTTGGTAAGATATGCGGCGAGCTTATTTGTCCATATCCGCCCGGGATTCCAGTTTTGGTTCCTGGTGAAGTGATTACTGAGGATGCACTATCCTATCTTTTGGATGTGAGGAATATGGGCGCGGGGATTAGCGGCGCAGCTGATGATAAGCTCTCTTCCATGCTTGTGTGTGACTTTTAA